ATGGCCGCATCCGCGGCCGCTTGCGCGCCGGAGCGCAGGTCGTCGGGCGACAGCCTTCTCGCGCTCCTGCCGTACAACCTCGAAAGATTTGCCAGCTCGTCGCCCGCATGCGGGAGGCTTGCCGACCCGTCGATCAAAAGGATGCGAGGGTCGCCGGAGGATTTCCGGCTCTCGCCGAGTGCGACGCAGTGATTGAGTATGCTCCGTGACGGCGCGATCGCAATTGGCGCGCGTTCGATCAGGAATCTCCCCTGCTCATCCTGCAAGCCCGCAAAAGGCAGAAGGTGGAGAGGGCCATCGGGCAAAATTACCAGAGTTCCGGTCAGTCCGCTTAACAGTTCCTGCTGGACCGGAGCGATCAGCTCGGCAAAAAGCCTGCGCGAAAGAGCCGCGAAGGCGGCCGTATCGCCTTTGTTGACGCTCGCCAGATACTCCCGCACCTGAACATCGAGATCTTTGATCGAGATCCCTTGGGAAACAGTGTGCAGGCGCCCTTGAGATTCCACGAAAATCAACAACCGGTCCGGGACAAAAAAATATTCGAGGACCGCCATGGCGGAGGCTCGATTCTCACTCCCAGGTCTGTTCGCCGGAGGCGATGGGATCGAACCGGAATTTGGAGTCTGCAGCCGGAGGCGTTCCCTCAGCGTCATCGACTTCGCCCGATCCACATAGTCCAGCGCCTGGCGGGAATCGTCGTACGTTTGGTGGAGTATGGCAACGATGGCCCGGTAGGGGTCAAATCGCTCGGTGAGAAACGACCGCCTGAGTTCCCCAGGATCGATGTTCCGGCGCAACTGCTCCAGGACTCTCGTTGCCTCCTGCAGAGACGCCAGTGCCGCCGCGTGATCTCCGCTATCCTCGAGAAGCCTGCCCTTGAGAAACCTTGCTTGCCAATTGATCTCTTGGTACTCGTTGGATGACGGGATGGCAGCCAGCATCTCCCCTGCCTCCCGCATCCGCCTCTGACTCAGGTAAACCTCGGCCAGGCCGATGCGGTTGCGGGCAGCGAGCTCACGCATTCCCGTGGGTGCAGACTCCAGGCTCTCCTTGAAGAGCTTTTCGGCGGCGCCCAGATCGCCCATGCGCAGGGTGAGGTCCCCCTGTTTATAAAGCAGATTCAGTTGGCGAAGAATCGTCGCCGGCACCGGTTCTTCCGTTTGGCCCTCCTGAAATGCGTTCTGCTGATCGTAGGCCTCGCGGTAACAGCTGCGGGCATCCCCAAGTCGGCCCAGACGGTCCATTACGAGGCCCGTGTTTTCGAGGATGTCGATCAGTACCCCTTCATCGCGTATCCGAAACGCCAAACCCAGGCCTGCGGTGTATTCCAGAAGGCTCCGGTCCAGCTGTCCCAGCCTCCGGAACAGGCTCCCCGACACGAAGCAGGAATATGCTTTCCAGTAATCCAGGTTGTAGGTCATAGCCTGCTTTTTCAGTTCTTCCGCGCAGCGCAGGACATCGTTGAACTTCCTCTGCTCTCCATAGACGATCGCCAGCGAAGCGAGCGCCTTGGCCCTCATTTCGGGGGAATCGAGACGCTTGGCGATTTCGAGCATTTTGCCGTATTCGGTTAGTGCAGCGCCGTAATCAGCCCTGGCGAAGTATAAGGAATTCCCGCGGAGGTGATGGACGTTGAAGAGCTGCCAGGAATCGTTAAGGCTTGTGAACCGTTCTTCCAGAGCCGGGATCCCGCTCATTGCAGCAGCCACATCCCCGCTCTTGTGTAGCTCCACGAGAACCTTAAGCCTGCAGTCCAAATCCCACTTGAGTGCGCGTTCCTCTTGCGTAAGGCTGCTGTAGAACTCAAACAGTGGTTTGTAGCTCTGATCTCCAGTAACGCTGCTATAGGCAGCTTCCATCACTCGTGCTGCCCAGAGCTGATCCGCGGGATGGGGACTGTTCGGAGCTGCTTCCATGGAATCCGGCTCCAGGCTGCGCTGCATGGCCCCGCGGATTGCGGCCGGCATCTGGTAGGGCGCCACCTGAGCTAAAATCTCCAGGGCCGGGCGATCGCGCGCGCGCGCCGCCTGGTTCACCTCCTTTTCGACCGCGCTGAAATTGGTCGCCTGGATCCTGGTTTTCAGGCGCTTCAGATCTTCCGCCCAGATGGATCCGGGGTCAAGGACGAGGTAGGCTTCGATCTCCTTGAGGGCCTCCTTGTGCCTGCCGGATTCAAAAAGCGCCCGGCACTTGTCGTAGCGGGCTTCAGCCGAGCCGGGAATCTTCTCCAATACGGAGTCGAAATCGGCGATCGCCCCGGCCAGCAGGGTGCCGCGCTGAACCGCGTCCGAGGCGCGCACGGATTCCTCGTACTGGACTACTCCGCGCCCCAGCAAGGCCTGAGCATCGCCGCTCCTGGCATCCAGGACCGATTGAAACTCGCGGCGCGCTTCCTCGAACTTTGAATCGGTCAGGTAGATAAACGCGATTCCCAGGCGGGCTTCCGCCATGCCGCCGTCGGCACCCAGCGCCTGAAAGAAGAGCCCTTCCGCGCGCCGGAGAGCATCGCGTTCTGCAGGTGCGCGGGTTGATGTGGCAGGGGTGAAAGGAAGGGCAAGGCGCAGGTTGCTGGGGCTCTTCCCCGTATAGTCCTGCTCCAATATCGTCTTTGCCTGGGCGTAAAAGACCTCGGATCGTCTGGTGACCGAGATGTATCGGAAACCCCAGAGGCCGACCGCGATCAGGGCCACCGCCGCGGCGGCCGCAAGAGACCAGAGCGGCCACCGCCGCTTGCGATCGGCGGCAGACTGTTCTCTCCTGGAAACCTGGCGCACCAGGGCGAGCATCTTCCCCAGCTCGGCCTCGGAGGGCGCTGCGCCGTCCGCGGCCGCGTGCTCGGGCTCGGGATGCAACATCCGGAGCACGTCCTCCAACGCCTCCCGGCAGTGCGCGCACTTCGCCAGGTGCGCCTCCAGGACGATGTTCTTGCTCTCTCTGCCCGCCCGGGCAATGTAGGAAGAGATTTCTTCGTCCGTCAGGCAGTGCTGAGCGAGTCTACCGTTTCTCATCGTGACTTGCCTCTGGTTTGGCGGCAGATGCCAGGGTCCGAACCCGGTCCACAAGCCGATTGAGCAGCTTTTCT
The nucleotide sequence above comes from Terriglobia bacterium. Encoded proteins:
- a CDS encoding CHAT domain-containing protein — protein: MRNGRLAQHCLTDEEISSYIARAGRESKNIVLEAHLAKCAHCREALEDVLRMLHPEPEHAAADGAAPSEAELGKMLALVRQVSRREQSAADRKRRWPLWSLAAAAAVALIAVGLWGFRYISVTRRSEVFYAQAKTILEQDYTGKSPSNLRLALPFTPATSTRAPAERDALRRAEGLFFQALGADGGMAEARLGIAFIYLTDSKFEEARREFQSVLDARSGDAQALLGRGVVQYEESVRASDAVQRGTLLAGAIADFDSVLEKIPGSAEARYDKCRALFESGRHKEALKEIEAYLVLDPGSIWAEDLKRLKTRIQATNFSAVEKEVNQAARARDRPALEILAQVAPYQMPAAIRGAMQRSLEPDSMEAAPNSPHPADQLWAARVMEAAYSSVTGDQSYKPLFEFYSSLTQEERALKWDLDCRLKVLVELHKSGDVAAAMSGIPALEERFTSLNDSWQLFNVHHLRGNSLYFARADYGAALTEYGKMLEIAKRLDSPEMRAKALASLAIVYGEQRKFNDVLRCAEELKKQAMTYNLDYWKAYSCFVSGSLFRRLGQLDRSLLEYTAGLGLAFRIRDEGVLIDILENTGLVMDRLGRLGDARSCYREAYDQQNAFQEGQTEEPVPATILRQLNLLYKQGDLTLRMGDLGAAEKLFKESLESAPTGMRELAARNRIGLAEVYLSQRRMREAGEMLAAIPSSNEYQEINWQARFLKGRLLEDSGDHAAALASLQEATRVLEQLRRNIDPGELRRSFLTERFDPYRAIVAILHQTYDDSRQALDYVDRAKSMTLRERLRLQTPNSGSIPSPPANRPGSENRASAMAVLEYFFVPDRLLIFVESQGRLHTVSQGISIKDLDVQVREYLASVNKGDTAAFAALSRRLFAELIAPVQQELLSGLTGTLVILPDGPLHLLPFAGLQDEQGRFLIERAPIAIAPSRSILNHCVALGESRKSSGDPRILLIDGSASLPHAGDELANLSRLYGRSARRLSPDDLRSGAQAAADAAIIHFAGHSITHEGKPVLLLQTSPSEVYLDSTVISGWKLQQARLVYLAGCDTGTGPLAEGESPWGLIPAFLQAGAPAVIASLLPVDDASTGMLTSRFHELMRQGAAKAEALQKAQLELLKSARSRGTLEPQAWIPYILVGDPR